The segment GCGCAAGCCTTTACCGAACAGGTGGAATGGATCTGGGGCATTCCGTTCCTGCCGATTCTGGAGATCTTTTTTATCTTTCTTCCTCTCCTGTACCACGGCGTTTACGGTCTGTACATCGCCTTTACGGCGAAGAACAATGTCGGCAGCTTCAGCCTGTTTCGCAATATCATGTTCATGCTCCAACGCTTGACCGGGGTGATCACCCTGATCTTTGTCACCATGCATGTGTGGGAGACCCGGTTGCAAGTGGCATTGAACGATTACAGTGCGGATCAACTGACCCATCTGACGGCGGACCTTCTGTCCAATCCGGTCAACCAGGTTTGGTACACGATCGGAATCCTGGCGGCCGTGTTCCATTTTTCCAACGGCATGTGGTCTTTCCTGGTCACGTGGGGGATCACCGTGGGTCCCCGGGCACAACGGATCTCCTCCTATGTCTGGGCTGTTGTGTTCGTGTTGGTCAGCTATATTGGACTCAGCGCCCTGTATGCATTTGCGGATCCGGAATTTACTAACCAGCTGGCTCAATGGTAGAAGGGGGCACTGCCAAAATGAAAAAAGATAAAATCATCGTCGTCGGCGGAGGCCTGGCCGGACTGATGGCCACCGTACAGGCGGCCGAAGCCGGAGCCGACATCGACCTGTTTTCGATTGTACCGGTTCGCCGCTCCCACTCTGTCTGCGCCCAGGGGGGCATCAACGGAGCGGTGAACACCAAAGGGGAGGGGGACTCCCCGTGGGAACACTTTGACGACACCGTCTACGGCGGTGACTTTCTGGCCAACCAGCCGCCGGTGAAAGCCATGTGTGAGGCGGCTCCGGGAATCATCTATCTGATGGATCGGATGGGGGTTCCGTTCAACCGGACCCCGGAAGGGCTGCTCGACTTCCGTCGCTTCGGGGGGACCAAACACCACCGGACCGCCTTCGCCGGAGCCACCACCGGCCAACAACTGTTGTATGCCCTGGATGAGCAGGTGCGTCGCTGGGAAGTGGCGGGAAATGTGACCAAGTATGAGCATTGGGAGTTCACTTCCCTGATCCTAGATGATGAGGGCCGTTGCCGGGGGATCGTGGCCCAGGACCGGCGGAGCATGGAGATCAAAGCTTTCCGTGCCGATGCGGTCATCCTGGCCACCGGCGGTCCCGGGATCATCTTCGGTAAATCGACCAACTCCATGATCAACACCGGCACTGCTGCCAGTGCCGCTTACCAGCAAGGGGCCTATTATGCCAACGGGGAATTTATCCAGGTGCACCCGACGGCCATCCC is part of the Kroppenstedtia eburnea genome and harbors:
- a CDS encoding succinate dehydrogenase cytochrome b558 subunit; its protein translation is MSTHRSFFSRRLHSLLGVIPVGFFLVEHLITNHYATEGAQAFTEQVEWIWGIPFLPILEIFFIFLPLLYHGVYGLYIAFTAKNNVGSFSLFRNIMFMLQRLTGVITLIFVTMHVWETRLQVALNDYSADQLTHLTADLLSNPVNQVWYTIGILAAVFHFSNGMWSFLVTWGITVGPRAQRISSYVWAVVFVLVSYIGLSALYAFADPEFTNQLAQW